The Lactuca sativa cultivar Salinas chromosome 2, Lsat_Salinas_v11, whole genome shotgun sequence genome includes a window with the following:
- the LOC111916426 gene encoding uncharacterized protein LOC111916426, protein MMANDTFTAKWSDKMMEGDEGLRTVECLRGRLLAERAASKVANDESEQIGKKVIELEKQLQMEIKSRNKAEKRLKFLMKKLNSLNISYVSADESSSFSEKSEISSVSSSSRSQDQMELQKTQFSNMPECVKDTGERRNCPSYEDNQGSLDEAISGDSNTNVIQSSQKDGDKDALNKDENNGSKSSVTKNIDYEEHDQDTYYNVDNSMALVIVEEKALMTTKREEDCDDSFNNSMALVVVDSVIKEEKQEMPISTSNVKDVLDALRYARESLQASMEMRRHMRSSIAQANRLNGISC, encoded by the exons ATGATGGCTAATGATACCTTCACAGCAAAATGGAG TGACAAAATGATGGAAGGAGATGAAGGTTTGAGAACTGTGGAGTGTTTACGAGGCAGATTGCTTGCTGAAAGAGCAGCTTCCAAGGTTGCTAACGATGAATCTGAACAAATTGGCAAAAAG GTGATTGAGCTCGAGAAGCAGTTGCAAATGGAGATCAAATCAAGAAACAAAGCTGAAAAGAGGCTGAAATTTTTGATGAAAAAGCTTAATTCTCTGAACATATCATATGTTTCAGCAGATGAATCTTCAAGTTTTTCTGAAAAAAGTGAGATTTCATCTGTTTCATCGTCTTCCAGATCTCAAGATCAGATGGAGTTGCAGAAGACCCAATTTAGTAACATGCCGGAATGCGTCAAGGACACTGGTGAAAGACGTAATTGCCCTTCATATGAAGATAATCAGGGGTCTTTAGACGAGGCTATTTCTGGAGATTCCAATACAAACGTGATTCAATCCAGTCAAAAAGATGGTGACAAAGATGCTTTAAACAAAGATGAAAACAATGG ATCTAAATCTTCAGTTACAAAGAACATTGATTATGAAGAACATGATCAAGACACGTATTATAATGTCGATAACTCAATGGCATTGGTTATTGTTGAAGAAAAGGCACTTATGACAACAAAACGTGAAGAAGATTGTGATGATAGCTTCAACAACTCCATGGCATTAGTCGTGGTTGATTCGGTGATCaaagaagagaaacaagagatgCCAATTTCTACTAGCAACGTTAAAGATGTTCTTGATGCTTTAAGGTATGCTAGAGAAAGCCTTCAAGCATCAATGGAGATGAGAAGACACATGAGATCAAGCATTGCTCAAGCTAATAGACTCAATGGGATATCATGttaa